CATTTCCCAGAAGGATTCTATGACTCTTCCTTTCCCTGTTGAAGAAAAATATTACCATTATAGCCGTTATCTGCATGAGCGCTTTCAGACGCGCGTATATCGCGTTTCGGTTGATGGCGGATTTACCTGCCCGACGCGCGACGGTACAAAAGGTTTTGGCGGCTGTCTGTATTGCAGTAACGACAGTTTCGCGCCCAAGCGTACGGAATCTCTGCCATCCATCACGGATCAGGTGAAAAACGGAATGGCGTTGATTCAACGCTTTCACAGAGCCAAAAAGTTTTTATGCTATTTTCAGCCTTATACTAATACTTACGCTCCAGTCGAGAAATTGGAAAGACTTTACCGCGAGGCGCTTTCGTTTCCTGATGTCGTCGGACTTTGCATCGGTACGCGCCCGGATTGCGTTCCGGAAGAAACCTTGCAATTGCTCGAAAACCTGAACAACGACTCATATATTTCCATCGAGTTTGGCATTGAATCGATCTATGACAAAACTTTACAATGGGTTAACCGCGGCCATGAT
The genomic region above belongs to Candidatus Marinimicrobia bacterium CG08_land_8_20_14_0_20_45_22 and contains:
- a CDS encoding TIGR01212 family radical SAM protein yields the protein MTLPFPVEEKYYHYSRYLHERFQTRVYRVSVDGGFTCPTRDGTKGFGGCLYCSNDSFAPKRTESLPSITDQVKNGMALIQRFHRAKKFLCYFQPYTNTYAPVEKLERLYREALSFPDVVGLCIGTRPDCVPEETLQLLENLNNDSYISIEFGIESIYDKTLQWVNRGHDFAQTCQAIHAAKAHGLHVSGHLILGFPTETSEEMLAMADVLNNLELDALKIHHLHVVKNTPLAKIYAEQPFRVFSESEWISLVADFLERLRPDICIQRLCGEAKAGTLVAPVWHLSKNEVIAGIRDELTRRGTWQGYLFNQNQPKNKSAKQ